A genomic window from Tolypothrix sp. PCC 7910 includes:
- the coaD gene encoding pantetheine-phosphate adenylyltransferase produces the protein MIAIYPGSFDPITLGHLDIIQRGSRLFDRVIVAVLRNPNKTPLFSVQQRLEQIRLSTQHLPNVDVDSFDGLTVNYVQMRQAQVLLRGLRAVSDFEIELQMAHTNKTLSTQIETVFLATSNEYSFLSSSVVKEIARFGGSVDHLVPPHIALEIYQCYNHNSQMLNPITTETITPLKNIPKEREI, from the coding sequence GTGATTGCTATTTACCCTGGTAGCTTCGATCCCATAACATTGGGACATCTGGATATCATTCAGCGCGGTAGTCGGCTGTTTGATCGAGTAATTGTAGCTGTTTTGCGTAACCCTAATAAAACACCATTGTTTAGTGTGCAGCAACGGCTAGAACAAATTCGGCTATCTACACAACATTTACCTAATGTAGATGTAGACAGCTTTGATGGTTTAACTGTCAATTACGTCCAAATGCGCCAAGCACAAGTGTTATTACGGGGTTTGCGGGCCGTTTCAGACTTTGAAATTGAACTTCAGATGGCTCATACTAATAAAACACTATCAACTCAGATAGAGACTGTTTTTCTAGCAACCTCAAATGAGTATAGTTTTTTAAGTAGTAGTGTGGTAAAAGAGATTGCAAGGTTTGGTGGCTCTGTCGATCATCTCGTTCCCCCACACATTGCCCTAGAAATATACCAATGCTACAACCACAACTCTCAAATGTTGAACCCAATCACAACGGAAACAATCACGCCCCTCAAGAATATACCGAAGGAGCGGGAAATATAG